The following nucleotide sequence is from Calidithermus timidus DSM 17022.
GTGGCCGATATCTACGTGGGCCAGGGTCTGCCCGAGAGGGCCATAACCGAGCTCGACCGCTCCATCGCAGCGGCACAGGACCCCAAAGTAAAGGCTCAGATCGTCTACAAGAAGTCTTCGTTGCTCAGCGGAAAGGCCCAGCAGGACGCGCTGGTCGAGGCGACTCGGCTGGATCCTAGGCTCTGGACCGCCCAGTACGACCTGGGCCGCGTGCGCTACCAGGGTGGCGACTTCAGGGGAGCCCTCGAGGCCTTCCAGGCTGCCTACAACCAGGTGCCCGACGAGCCCCGTGTGGCGCTGGCGCTGGCCCTGACCTACGACCGCCTGGGTCAGTTCGCCGAGGCCGGGCGCTTTGCGGCCTTGGCGGCCAAGGTCTCGAGCGGGGCCGAGAAGGCCGAGGCCCTGTTCGTGCAGGGCAAGGCTGCCTACTTCCAGCAGCGCTATGACAGCGCCGAGGAAGTCCTGCTCCAGGCGGTACAGCTTAAGGCCGACCAGGGTGCGGCCTGGTTCTACCTGGGCCGCGCCCAGTTTGCCCTCAAGAAATACGAAGCGGCCACTGCCTCGCTCGAGCGCGCCCAGGCCCTCGAGCCCACCGGCGACACCGCCGCCAGCTTAGGCGCCGCCTACCTCGCCGCCAACCGCTTCTCCGACGCCGAGCGCCTGCTCAACCAGGCTGTGACCCTCAACCCCCGCGACGCGGTGGCCTGGTACAACCTGGGCATTGCCCTGCAAGCCCTCTCACGCAGCGCCGAGGCCCGCCGTGCCTTCCAGCAGGCGCTCAACCTGGGTTACGAGCCTGCGCGCCAGTTCCTGAAGTAAGCGCTGAAGGAGTGAATTTTTCATCGTCGGGCGGAAACCCCGCCCGACGATGGTTTGCAAGGTGCTGTGGGTGGGGTAGTTTAGAGGTATGGGTTGGCTGCGCAACAATTGGCTCGACCTGCTGATCTTCGTGCTATTTAGCCTGGTGGTAGCAGGTATCGTGTTTTTCCTCACCGGCATTAACCCCTTTCAGCGGCTCCAGACACACACTCCCCCGTCGCCCCAGCCTCCAGTGGAGCAGGTAACGCCACCACAGGAGGTCCAGCCGCAGCCCCAGATTCCTCGACCTCAGGACGACAGCGCCGCTGAGCCGGTCATCAACGCCTTGCCCATTCCCCAAGCGCCCAGCGAGACCCCGCAAGCCCAGCCCTCCCCAAGACCCCAGGAAGAGCCGGCCGTGCGCGAGACACCCGCACCCCAGCCCGCCTCGGGTAGCTGGCGGGTGGCGGTGGGCTCGTTCTCCAACGCACAGAACGCCTCGCGCCTGGCCCGGCAACTCGAGGCCCAGGGCTACCGGGTCCAGCTCGAGGCCGCCGGTGCGCTGACCAGGGTCACGGTGGGCCCTTACGCCACCGAGGAGCAGGCTCGAGGGGTGGCGCGCAGCTTTGCCGGGGCCCAGGTGTACCGGGGAGCCCGCCCCGCATCCCAACCCGGCGCCCAGGCCTCCGCCGCTTACGTGCAGGTGGGAGCTTTCAAGAGCCAGGCCTCCGCCGAGGCCCTGGTCGAGAAGCTGCGGGCTGAGGGGCTGCCGGTGGTGCTGGTCAAGGACGGAAGCCTGATCAGGGTGCGGGTTGGTCCCCTGGGCAACGACCGCGAGCAGGTCATCGCCAGCCTCAAGGCCATGGGGCTGCCGACCCTGGCCGTTCCCTAAGCTCAACCTATGATGGTCTGGAGGGTTCGGCGTTGGCTCGCGGGGCTTGTGCCCCCCGGCACTTGAAGTATGGAGGGAGTTGGAATGGCGAAAGTGCCCAGTGCAGCGATCTCACGTCTGGTGACCTATCTGCGTATTCTCGAAGACCTCGAGGCCAGGGGCGTCAACCGCACCTCGAGCGAGCAACTCTCCGAAGAGGCCCAGGTCACGGCCTTCCAGGTACGCAAGGACCTCTCCTACTTTGGAAGCTACGGCACCCGCGGGGTGGGCTACACCGTCCCGGTGTTGCGCCGGGAGTTGCAGCAGATCCTCGGCCTAAACCGCCGTTGGGGGCTGTGCATCGTGGGCATGGGCCGTCTGGGCCAGGCCCTCGCCGACTACCCCGGCTTCGACGAGCACTTCGACCTACGCGGCTTCTTCGACATCGACCCTGCCAAGCACGGCCTGAGCTTTCGTGGGATCGCGGTCGAGGCGCTGGAGAACCTGCCCAGGGTGGTGGCCGAGCGAAGGATTGAGATTGGATTAATAGCCGTCCCGGCGGATTCGGCCCAAAGTGTGGCGAACCGGATGATAGACTCTGGCCTGAGGGGCATCCTTAACTTCGCACCCGTCGTCCTCGAGGTGCCCAGGGAAGTGGCGGTGGAGAACGTGGACTTCCTGGCTGGCCTGAGCCGCCTGAGTTTCTTTATCCTGAACCCGCGTTTGAGGGAGGAGATGATCGGATGAAACAAGTGCGCTATGGGTTGATCGCAGCGATGCTGGTCGGGTTGCTGCTTACGGGTTGCTCTAACTTTGGGCTTATTTTTGGGGCCCCCACTGCTCAGCTTAGCGTTCAAGGCTACAGCTTCACCTACAACCAAACTTCCAACCAGTACGAGCTCAAGTTCACTCTGGTGGCTTTGCCGCTCAACGGATCGCCTTCAGGCGTGATTCGTAACCTCAACTTGAGCAATGGTGGGCAGGTTTCTATTAACCTGGCTATTGCGGCTTGTGGTCCTACGGATACCTGTACCGAGGCCACCAAAGACGTTTTGCTTGGCTTTGCCACTCCCCCATCGGGAGAGATCAAGGCAGTGTCTTATACCGCAGCGGGTAACAATAACATTGCTCGTGAGGTGGAGCTCAATCCACCCTTGGGGCTTTATCCCCTTTTCTAAGGGGCACTAACGCCCTCCGCTACGCGGATAACTCTGTTGACCGGATCTGGTATCAGACCAATACCACCCCGAACCCCTCGGCAGCCGCCGCCGCCGCTTGGGCTTGATCGGCCGTCCAGAACTCGAGCTGCCCAGGCTGGATGCCTGCTGCCTGCACGATGGTGAGGGCGGTGGCCAGGTGCATGGCATCGTAGGCCCGCAGCGCGTAACTGAGCAGCAGCCGCTTGGCTTCGAGGTAGGTACCGGGTTGAGGGGCAACCAGCTTGTATTCAAGCGAGACATGGCCCTCGAAAGCCATCAGCGCCAATTGAACCTCCCCGGCAGTGAATACACCGTTGCGTTCTTTGATACGAAAGGCGGAAACCACCTCGATGGGGGTCAGGGTGCTGGTGAGCACGGTAGCAGGGCTGCTCAGAAGGGCGATGACCTTTGCCGCTCCTTTTTCGTTGGGGTCGTAGCGCTTGACCAGGGCCGAAGTGTCGACGTAGCAGGCCATAGCTCCTCAGCAGGGCACCCCCATTGTTAAGCCCCTTGCTTACGCTCCTCCAGCACCGCCTCGGCCAGACCCAGTTTGCGCTGTCCGATCTGGTTGAGGTAACGCTGATAGGCGCTCTGTGCCTGGGTAGGGTTGGCAGGAATCGTGGGGGACTCGAGCAGGCCCTTGCTATAAAGCGCAGCCAGCACCGGGTCAGCGGTCTCCGGCAGCGCGTCCAGGGCCTCGCGGATGATCTCCGCCTCAGTGCGCCCGGTGGCTCGGGCCAGACGCTTGAGTTTGGCTTCCTGCTCAGGAGCCAAGTAAATCTGCTTGCGAATCATCATACATCATCAATATACATCACTTTGGCGTACCGCCCCCCAAATGGGTAGCCCGGAGCAGCCTGGTCTCAGGGGGGCTGCTATACTCTTGTGGATGAGCGTGAAGCCCTTCGCCACCTCCCTCGAGCTTCCCCTCGAGGCCTTCGAAGAGCGCCTGCGGGAAGTCATCCGCTCGGACGTGGAGTTCATCCGGCTGATCGAGGAGGACCTGGTGACGGCGGGTGGCAAGCGGGTGCGGCCACAGTTGGTGTTCCTGGCCAGCGGCGCGCTCGGCGGCGCCCCCCACGCGGTGGACATGGCCCTGGTGGTCGAGCTGCTGCACTCGGCTACGCTTTTGCACGACGACCTGGTAGACGACGCCGAGACCCGGCGGGGCCAGGTGGCGGCTTTTCGCAAGTACGGCAACGCGGTCTCGGTGCTCTCCGGCGACTACCTGCTGGCCCGCCTGATGCACCTGCTGGCCGAGATGGGCCGGATGGAGTTGGTGGCCCTGGTGGCCCAGACTGCCCGCGAGCTCTCCGAGGGGGAGGTCTTGCAGTTCCAGGTGGCCGCACTTGCGGATTACTCGCTGGAGGCTTACGAGCGCATCATCACCGGCAAGACCGGCTCGGTGACGCGGCTGTGCTGCGAAGGGCCGGCGGTGCTGGCGGGCGCTCCTGTTCAGCAGCGCGAGGCGTTGGCGCAGTTCGGCTTGCTCTACGGGCAAGCCTTCCAGATGCGCGACGACTACCTCGACCTCATGGGTTCACCGGAGGTCTTGGGCAAGCCGGTGGGTGGGGACGTGCGCGAGGGCAAGCTGACCCGCGTCACCCTGCGGCTGCTGGAGGAGTTCCCCGAGGAGGTGGGTGCGATCCTGCGGCGCAAGGGGGAGGGATTGGGCGACCTCGAGCGCCTGCGCACCCTCGCCACCCAATCGGGCATCGGCCGGGAGATCGTGGAAGCCATCCACGAGCGGGTCGAAGCGGCGGTGGCACGCTTGGGGGCCCTGCCCCCCAGCCCCTACCGCGACGCGCTCGAGGCGCTGGCCCGTAAGGAGTTGTCGCGCCTTAGCTGAGCAGAGGGTCGATAGCCGATAGCCAAAAAGGTGTGGCCTGTGCGGGAAAGCACTCCACCCCGGACCTCCCTACGGTCGAGGGTCTAGAGCTGAGGCGTCTTGCGTTTTGCCTTTAGCGCTGGACCTTCGACGTAGGACGTACGACGTATCCCGCAATGCATAATACCGGATTCAAAAAGATAATCACCCAAACCAAAGACCTTCAGAGGCTATCTTTTGAATCCTAGAGCACTCCCTTCGGTCGACCGCCCCGCCTTGGCGGGGCGGCGTTCCCATTCGGGAACGAACTGACCGAATCTGGTATAAGCAGGCTGTATTCTATACAGGGCAATAAGAGCCAACGGAGCAGCTATGCGAAGTGAACCGCTTTCGTACCTCTCAAGTGAGAACAACGGCCCCTGGGAGATCTACCTCGAGCAAGTCGAGCGCGTGACGCCTTACTTGGGCAAGCTGGCCTACTGGGTCGAAGACCTCAAGCGACCCAAGCGTATCCTGATCGTGGATATCCCCATACGCATGGACGATGGGTCGGTGGCCCACTTCGAGGGCTACCGGGTGCACCACAACACCTTCCGGGGCCCGGCCAAGGGCGGGGTGCGCTACCACCCTGACGTGACCCTCTCCGAGGTCATGGCCCTGGCGGCCTGGATGACCATCAAGAACGCGGCGGTGGGGGTGCCCTACGGCGGCGGCAAGGGGGGCATTCGGGTAGACCCCCGCAAGCTCTCGACGGGCGAGATCGAGCGCCTGACCCGGCGCTACACCTCCGAGATCGGCATCCTGATCGGCCCCAACAAGGACATCCCCGCCCCTGACGTGGGCACCGCCGAGCGTGAGATGGCCTGGATGATGGACACCTACTCCATGAATATCGGCCATACCACCCCCGGCGTGGTGACCGGTAAGCCCATCCAGGTAGGGGGTTCGCTGGGCCGCCGCGACGCCACCGGGCGCGGGGTGTTCGTGGCGGCGGCGGTGGCGGCGGAGAAGCTGGGGATGAACCTCGAGGGGGCCCGCGTGGCCATCCAGGGCTTCGGCAACGTGGGCAACGCCGCCGCGCGCATCTTCCACGACCACAAGGCCCGCATCGTGGCGGTCTCGGATGTGACGGGAGCGGTCTATAACGAAGCCGGGATCGATCCTTACGACCTGACCCAGCATGTGCAGTCTACGGGGGGGGTGCGCGGCTATCCCAAGGCCGAGCCCATCCCAGCAATGGACGTGCTCACCGTGCCCTGCGAGTTTTTGATCCCGGCGGCGCTGGAGAAGCAGATCACCGAGGCCAACGCCTGGAAGGTGCAGTGCAAGGTGGTGGTCGAAGGGGCCAACGGCCCCACCACCCCGGCTGCCGACGACATCCTGGCCGAGCGTGGCATCCTGGTGGTGCCCGACGTGGTCGCCAACGCGGGCGGCGTGACGGTGAGCTACTTCGAGTGGGTGCAGGACTTCAACAGCTACTTCTGGACCGAGGCTGAGATCAACCAGCGCCTCGAGCAGATCATGCGCAACGCCCTCGAGGCGGTGTGGCAGGTGCACGAGGAGCGCAAGGTGAGCCTGCGCACGGCGACCTACATCGTCGCCGCGACCCGCGTGCTCGAGTCGCGCGCGATGCTGGGCTTGTACCCATAGGGCCGCTGAGGCGCTTAGCCGGAAGTGGGGTCGGGGGTTCACCTCCGACCCCTAAAACTTGACGTATCCTGAAGCTGTGCTGATCTCCGATACCTGGCCCCGCTCCGGGCGGGTGACCCTCAAACCCTTCGGCGAGGGCCTCACCGAGGAGGAGTGGCGGCGCTTTTACGAGTGCTTCCGCGACCCCGAGATCGCCGAGTGGAACGGCAGCCGTCCCCTGCGCATGCCCATATGGCTGTTCAAGCGGGTGGTGATGGGCGAGGTGGCCCGGGGCGACCGGCTGGGCTTCGGCATCCTCGACGAGTGGGGGGAGTGGTTGGGCACGGTTGAACTCTACGACCTCAGCCGCAGCGAAGCTACCTTGGGCATCCTGATCGGGGCTAAGGACCGTTGGGGCCAGGGCTACGGCACCGAGGCGGTACGGGCGGTGTTGCGCTACGCCTTCGAGCGCATGAACCTGCAGCGGGTCAAGCTCAAGACCTTCAAGCACAACCTGCGGGCCCAAAAGGCCTTTCAAAAAGCGGGCTTCCGGGTGGTCGCGGTGCTTCCCACCCCCAGTCCACGGGTGGCCCTTTCGCTCGGCCCGGTGCGTCCCAAGCCAGAGGAGCGGCGGCTGGAGGACGTGCACATGGAGATCACGCGGGAGGAGTGGCAGAGCCTGGGGTGAGGGGGCGAGTGGTCGAGGCCAAAGCGTCTTGCGTTCGACGTATATTTAGCCCATGTTCCTGCTCGTGCAAGAAGGGGTTGAACCTCGCTACCTCGAGGGCATCCCCGCTCAGATCGTCTATCTGCCCAAGCAGGGTCCCTTACCCGCTGAAGCCGCCCAGGCCGAGTTTGCCGTGGCCCCCTATGGTTCAGCCCGGCGCTTCTTCGACGAACTCCCCAAGCTCGAGGCCCTGAAGGTCGTGCAGACCCTCACCGCCGGGGTGGATTGGATCTTGCCCAAGCTGCCCCCCCACCTCATCCTCTGCGATGCTGCCGGGGTACATGACGTCCCGGTTTCGGAATGGGTGGTGGGGGCCATCCTGGCTGCCATCAAGCGCTTCCCCGAGTTCCGTGACGCGCAGCGCGAGCAGCGTTGGGCCTACCGGTGGGTGGGAGACCTCGAGGGCTCCACGGTGCTGTTTTTGGGATACGGCTCCATCGCCCGGGCCACCGAGAAGCGCCTCGAGCCCTTCGGGGTACAGTTCATCCGGGTAGCCCGCAGCGCGCGGGAGAACGTCTACGGCTTCTCCGAGCTCCCCGATTGGCTTCCTCAGGCCGACGTCGTGATCAACCTGCTACCCCTCACCCCTCAGACCGAGAAACTCTGCGGGGCCGGGTTCTTCGCCCAGATGAAGCCAGGGGCCCTCTTCGTCAACGCCGGGCGGGGCAAGACCGTCGATCAGGACGCTCTTATCGAGGCGATCAAGGCCAAGCGCATCCGCTTCGTTTCCGACGTGACCGACCCCGAGCCACTGCCCGAGGGGCACCCGCTGTGGTCACTGCCCGAGGTATTCTTCACGCCACACATGGCCGGTTCGACCCACAAGCTCTTCGAGCGGGGGTTCCGCCTGGTGCGCCAGCAGGTCGAGCGCTACCTGCGGGGAGAGCCTCTGCTCAACGTGGTGGTGCGGGAGAAGGGCTACTGATACCAGGGCGATTCGAGTTATCCACAGAGTTATCCACATCCTCTGTGGATAACTCCTACTCAAGCGTAGAAAGGGCCTCGAGCACCGCTCTGGCGCTGCGCCTGTCCATGCCCGGCAGCTTGGCCAACTCCTCGGGGCTCATCGCGCGCAGTTCCTCGAGGGTGGAGAAGTGGTTCAAGAGGGCCATCTTGCGGCTGGGGCCGATGCCTTTGATGCCGTCGAAGACGCTCTTGAGGGCTTTTTCAGTGCGCAACTTGCGATTGAACTGCAGGCCGTTGTTGTGGGTCTCGTCGCGCTGGTAGATCAGGAGTTGCAGCGCGGGGTGGGTGAGGGGGAGCTCGATGGTCTTGCCGTCGGGGAGCACCAGGGTTTCCTCGCGCTTGGCCAGGCCCACCAGGGGGATGTCGAGCCCGGCCCTCTCCAGCGCCTTCTTCGCCGCCCGCACTTGGCCTAAGCCGCCGTCGATGAGCAGCAGGTCGGGCAGGGGCATGCTCTCGGCCAGCGAGCCGGTGAAGCGGCGGTAGACGGTCTGCTCCATGGAGTAGAAGTCGTCGGCGGCGCCCTTGAGGCCCTTGATCTTCATGCGGCGGTATTCCGGCTTCTTGGGCCTCCCCCCCTCGAAGACGGTGATCGAGCCCACCACCGCCTCGCCCATCAGGTTGGAGATGTCGTAGCCCTCGATGCGGTAGGGACGGCGCGAGAGGCCCAACACCTCGGCCAGGGCCTTGAGGCCGGGGTGGTCGCCCTTGCGCTCCATGAGCTTGAGCTCGGACTCGAGCGCGCTCTGGGCGTTGCGCTGGGCGAGCTCGACGAGGCGGGTCTTATCGCCGCGCTGGGGCACGCGCACTTCGACCCTGCGCCCTTTGGAGCTTAGGAAGGCCGAAAGCGCATCCTGGTCGTCGATGGCGAAGGGCAGCAGCACCAGGGGCGGGAGGGGGGTGGCCTCGAGGTAGTAGTCGCGCAGGAAGGCCCTGAGCAGCTCCTCGTTGCTGTCCTCCTTGACCCCCTCCGCGAAGCGGCTGGTGCGGCCCAGTATCTGCCCGCCGCGCACCTGGTAGAGCTGGATCACCACGTAGTCGGCGGCGCGGGCGAAGCCCAGGAAGTCGAGGTCGCCCAATTCCACGTCA
It contains:
- a CDS encoding tetratricopeptide repeat protein produces the protein MKATWLALVLSSLAWAQQPSVDDLLKRGLAALEAGRNAEAAQLCEQVVTREYTNYSGHFCLGLALYRQADLKGARFEFTQLTLLAPDRFEGWFNLGVTLDRLGESAEAAQALAKAIEVGEKAGVAPADLRTSYLGLAKAQRDQKQYEQAAATLADALKKFANDPEVTFLLADSLYRAGKPLEALPYLYTLLNQNRANVGAVSLVADIYVGQGLPERAITELDRSIAAAQDPKVKAQIVYKKSSLLSGKAQQDALVEATRLDPRLWTAQYDLGRVRYQGGDFRGALEAFQAAYNQVPDEPRVALALALTYDRLGQFAEAGRFAALAAKVSSGAEKAEALFVQGKAAYFQQRYDSAEEVLLQAVQLKADQGAAWFYLGRAQFALKKYEAATASLERAQALEPTGDTAASLGAAYLAANRFSDAERLLNQAVTLNPRDAVAWYNLGIALQALSRSAEARRAFQQALNLGYEPARQFLK
- a CDS encoding SPOR domain-containing protein, whose product is MGWLRNNWLDLLIFVLFSLVVAGIVFFLTGINPFQRLQTHTPPSPQPPVEQVTPPQEVQPQPQIPRPQDDSAAEPVINALPIPQAPSETPQAQPSPRPQEEPAVRETPAPQPASGSWRVAVGSFSNAQNASRLARQLEAQGYRVQLEAAGALTRVTVGPYATEEQARGVARSFAGAQVYRGARPASQPGAQASAAYVQVGAFKSQASAEALVEKLRAEGLPVVLVKDGSLIRVRVGPLGNDREQVIASLKAMGLPTLAVP
- a CDS encoding redox-sensing transcriptional repressor Rex, producing the protein MAKVPSAAISRLVTYLRILEDLEARGVNRTSSEQLSEEAQVTAFQVRKDLSYFGSYGTRGVGYTVPVLRRELQQILGLNRRWGLCIVGMGRLGQALADYPGFDEHFDLRGFFDIDPAKHGLSFRGIAVEALENLPRVVAERRIEIGLIAVPADSAQSVANRMIDSGLRGILNFAPVVLEVPREVAVENVDFLAGLSRLSFFILNPRLREEMIG
- a CDS encoding type II toxin-antitoxin system VapC family toxin — encoded protein: MACYVDTSALVKRYDPNEKGAAKVIALLSSPATVLTSTLTPIEVVSAFRIKERNGVFTAGEVQLALMAFEGHVSLEYKLVAPQPGTYLEAKRLLLSYALRAYDAMHLATALTIVQAAGIQPGQLEFWTADQAQAAAAAAEGFGVVLV
- a CDS encoding CopG family transcriptional regulator; translated protein: MMIRKQIYLAPEQEAKLKRLARATGRTEAEIIREALDALPETADPVLAALYSKGLLESPTIPANPTQAQSAYQRYLNQIGQRKLGLAEAVLEERKQGA
- a CDS encoding polyprenyl synthetase family protein is translated as MSVKPFATSLELPLEAFEERLREVIRSDVEFIRLIEEDLVTAGGKRVRPQLVFLASGALGGAPHAVDMALVVELLHSATLLHDDLVDDAETRRGQVAAFRKYGNAVSVLSGDYLLARLMHLLAEMGRMELVALVAQTARELSEGEVLQFQVAALADYSLEAYERIITGKTGSVTRLCCEGPAVLAGAPVQQREALAQFGLLYGQAFQMRDDYLDLMGSPEVLGKPVGGDVREGKLTRVTLRLLEEFPEEVGAILRRKGEGLGDLERLRTLATQSGIGREIVEAIHERVEAAVARLGALPPSPYRDALEALARKELSRLS
- a CDS encoding Glu/Leu/Phe/Val family dehydrogenase → MRSEPLSYLSSENNGPWEIYLEQVERVTPYLGKLAYWVEDLKRPKRILIVDIPIRMDDGSVAHFEGYRVHHNTFRGPAKGGVRYHPDVTLSEVMALAAWMTIKNAAVGVPYGGGKGGIRVDPRKLSTGEIERLTRRYTSEIGILIGPNKDIPAPDVGTAEREMAWMMDTYSMNIGHTTPGVVTGKPIQVGGSLGRRDATGRGVFVAAAVAAEKLGMNLEGARVAIQGFGNVGNAAARIFHDHKARIVAVSDVTGAVYNEAGIDPYDLTQHVQSTGGVRGYPKAEPIPAMDVLTVPCEFLIPAALEKQITEANAWKVQCKVVVEGANGPTTPAADDILAERGILVVPDVVANAGGVTVSYFEWVQDFNSYFWTEAEINQRLEQIMRNALEAVWQVHEERKVSLRTATYIVAATRVLESRAMLGLYP
- a CDS encoding GNAT family N-acetyltransferase, which encodes MLISDTWPRSGRVTLKPFGEGLTEEEWRRFYECFRDPEIAEWNGSRPLRMPIWLFKRVVMGEVARGDRLGFGILDEWGEWLGTVELYDLSRSEATLGILIGAKDRWGQGYGTEAVRAVLRYAFERMNLQRVKLKTFKHNLRAQKAFQKAGFRVVAVLPTPSPRVALSLGPVRPKPEERRLEDVHMEITREEWQSLG
- a CDS encoding 2-hydroxyacid dehydrogenase; its protein translation is MFLLVQEGVEPRYLEGIPAQIVYLPKQGPLPAEAAQAEFAVAPYGSARRFFDELPKLEALKVVQTLTAGVDWILPKLPPHLILCDAAGVHDVPVSEWVVGAILAAIKRFPEFRDAQREQRWAYRWVGDLEGSTVLFLGYGSIARATEKRLEPFGVQFIRVARSARENVYGFSELPDWLPQADVVINLLPLTPQTEKLCGAGFFAQMKPGALFVNAGRGKTVDQDALIEAIKAKRIRFVSDVTDPEPLPEGHPLWSLPEVFFTPHMAGSTHKLFERGFRLVRQQVERYLRGEPLLNVVVREKGY
- the uvrC gene encoding excinuclease ABC subunit UvrC, with the translated sequence MQLADLPPLPEEPGVYLWKQRESIIYVGKAKNLKARVTSYFHAEGKSLRISREASHLEFIVVRDEVEALLLEANLIKQHRPKYNVLMKDDKHYPFLKLTNEPFPMLMIVRRILPDGARYWGPFPDGGAVRRIKRLVDRFFPLRKNSGFPMKKRRYPCLNFSMGRCLAPCVDRADPEAYAAAVKQVEKLLDGKVGELFEGLEAQMRQAAMSQDFERAAEIRDQIRAVQAFFGTPQQAYDVELGDLDFLGFARAADYVVIQLYQVRGGQILGRTSRFAEGVKEDSNEELLRAFLRDYYLEATPLPPLVLLPFAIDDQDALSAFLSSKGRRVEVRVPQRGDKTRLVELAQRNAQSALESELKLMERKGDHPGLKALAEVLGLSRRPYRIEGYDISNLMGEAVVGSITVFEGGRPKKPEYRRMKIKGLKGAADDFYSMEQTVYRRFTGSLAESMPLPDLLLIDGGLGQVRAAKKALERAGLDIPLVGLAKREETLVLPDGKTIELPLTHPALQLLIYQRDETHNNGLQFNRKLRTEKALKSVFDGIKGIGPSRKMALLNHFSTLEELRAMSPEELAKLPGMDRRSARAVLEALSTLE